One segment of Laspinema palackyanum D2c DNA contains the following:
- a CDS encoding cyanophycinase: MLQLDTQSLQQKMPQTLKSTVMVIGGAEDKVHGREILHTFFTRAGGSEAKIAIVPCASREPSAIGDRYNKIFTEMGATSIELLDIRERTQGEDPKWQEYMEECTGVFMTGGDQLRLCALVADTPLMEKVRMKVREGKIVLAGTSAGAAVMGHHMIAGGGSGESPNRSLVDMATGLGILPDVIVDQHFHNRNRMARLLSAIASHPDRLGIGIDEDTCAMFQGDGVIEVIGKGTVTIVDPGSTFATNEQQVGATDPLSLYNMRLHILCHGDRFELRQRISRPTHP; the protein is encoded by the coding sequence ATGCTACAGTTAGACACTCAATCCCTACAACAGAAGATGCCCCAAACACTTAAAAGCACTGTAATGGTGATTGGCGGTGCGGAAGACAAAGTTCATGGCCGCGAGATCCTGCATACGTTTTTTACTCGTGCTGGAGGAAGCGAGGCGAAAATTGCGATCGTCCCTTGTGCCTCGCGGGAACCCTCGGCGATCGGGGACCGATATAACAAAATCTTTACAGAGATGGGTGCCACCAGCATAGAATTGCTAGATATCCGCGAAAGGACCCAGGGAGAGGACCCGAAGTGGCAAGAGTACATGGAAGAATGTACGGGAGTCTTTATGACTGGCGGCGATCAACTCCGACTCTGCGCCTTAGTCGCGGATACGCCTTTGATGGAGAAGGTTAGGATGAAGGTGCGGGAAGGAAAAATTGTTTTGGCGGGAACCAGTGCCGGTGCCGCAGTGATGGGCCATCACATGATTGCCGGAGGAGGCAGTGGAGAATCGCCGAATCGCTCCTTAGTGGATATGGCAACGGGATTGGGAATTCTGCCCGATGTGATTGTGGATCAGCATTTCCATAACCGGAATCGGATGGCACGGCTACTCTCGGCGATCGCCTCTCATCCAGACCGCCTCGGCATCGGCATTGACGAAGATACTTGCGCCATGTTTCAAGGCGATGGCGTCATTGAAGTGATTGGCAAAGGCACCGTGACCATTGTTGATCCCGGTTCGACTTTCGCGACGAACGAGCAACAAGTGGGAGCCACAGACCCCTTGAGTTTGTACAATATGCGCTTACATATTCTGTGTCACGGCGATCGCTTTGAGTTACGTCAGCGCATCAGTCGTCCCACCCACCCCTAG
- the cphA gene encoding cyanophycin synthetase, producing MKILKIQTLRGPNYWSIRRHKVIVMRLDLEDLAPKPTSLIPGFYQGLVEALPSLVDHYCSPGCRGGFLSRVQEGTYMGHVVEHVALELQELAGMIVGFGRTRETSTPGTYQVAFEYIDEQAGRYAARAAVRLCRSIVDTGRYPVSELEQDIQDLKDLAAKASLGPSTETLIKEAEARDIPWFHSSARAMIQLGTGIYQKRVQATLTDRSSILGVELACDKEGTKKTLRDAGVPVPRGTLIHYLDELQEAIDEVGGYPIVIKPLDGNHGRGITIDIHSWEEAEEAYDAATTASKTRSVIVERYYKGRDHRVLVVNGKLIAVAERVPAHAIGNGKSTIQELIEETNRDPNRGDGHDNVLTRIQVDRMSMQILERKGYDLNTVLQDGEICYLRYTANLSTGGIAIDRTDEIHPENLWMAERIAKLIGLDICGIDVVTEDISQPLRENDGVIVEVNAAPGFRMHVCPSQGLPRNVAAPVMEMLFPSGTPSRIPILAVTGTNGKTTTTRLLAHIYKQTGKTIGYTTTDGTYIGDFIVEKGDNTGPQSAELILKDPTVEVAVLETARGGILRSGLAFDRCDVGVVLNVSADHLGIGDIDTIEQMATLKSVLAESVDAKGYAILNAEDPLVVKMAKRVKSQIAYFSMDPENEILQNHVRNGGLAAVYENGYLSIIKGDWTLRIEQAVNVPLTMAGLAPFMIANALAAALAAYSNGVPIEQIRSGLATFEASVAQTPGRMNLFNMGTYHALVDYAHNAASYEALGGFVRNWPGETIGVIGGPGDRRDEDLFNLGKLSADIFNRIIVKEDNDTRGRPRGNAAHFICEGIAQANGPAAYQTILNETEAIETALDEAPSGSLVVILPESVSRAINLIEKRKPLEEPRIPLNGSKPVESSSVEYSESST from the coding sequence ATGAAAATACTTAAAATCCAGACATTACGGGGTCCGAACTACTGGAGCATTCGACGCCACAAGGTCATCGTGATGCGCCTCGACCTAGAAGACTTAGCACCCAAGCCGACGTCTTTGATCCCCGGCTTTTATCAAGGTCTCGTGGAGGCGCTACCGAGTTTGGTAGACCACTACTGCTCTCCCGGTTGTAGAGGAGGGTTCCTCAGCCGTGTCCAAGAGGGGACCTATATGGGTCATGTGGTGGAGCACGTTGCCTTAGAACTCCAGGAACTTGCGGGGATGATAGTTGGTTTTGGTCGCACCCGCGAAACCTCGACTCCAGGCACCTACCAAGTTGCCTTTGAATATATTGATGAACAAGCGGGTCGGTATGCCGCTAGAGCAGCAGTGCGCCTCTGTCGCAGTATTGTCGATACAGGTCGCTATCCGGTTTCCGAGTTGGAACAAGACATCCAAGACTTGAAAGATTTGGCGGCTAAAGCCTCCCTGGGTCCGAGTACCGAGACCCTGATTAAAGAAGCTGAAGCCCGCGATATTCCCTGGTTTCACTCTAGCGCTAGAGCCATGATCCAACTGGGAACCGGGATTTATCAAAAACGAGTCCAGGCAACCCTGACCGATCGCAGCAGTATTTTAGGCGTTGAACTCGCCTGCGACAAAGAAGGGACCAAAAAAACTCTGCGGGATGCCGGAGTGCCGGTTCCCCGAGGGACTTTGATTCACTATCTCGATGAACTCCAAGAGGCGATCGATGAAGTGGGAGGCTATCCCATCGTGATTAAACCCCTCGATGGCAACCACGGACGCGGGATTACCATTGATATCCACAGTTGGGAAGAGGCAGAAGAAGCCTACGACGCTGCCACAACAGCTTCCAAAACGCGATCGGTGATCGTCGAACGCTACTACAAAGGTCGGGACCACCGGGTTCTCGTGGTTAATGGTAAACTGATCGCCGTAGCGGAACGGGTTCCTGCTCATGCGATCGGTAATGGCAAATCCACCATCCAGGAACTCATCGAAGAAACCAATCGCGACCCCAACCGAGGCGACGGCCATGATAACGTCCTGACCCGGATCCAAGTAGACCGCATGAGTATGCAAATCTTGGAACGCAAAGGATACGACCTCAACACCGTACTCCAAGACGGCGAAATCTGCTATCTGCGTTATACCGCCAACCTCAGCACCGGCGGTATCGCTATCGATCGCACCGATGAAATCCACCCAGAAAATCTCTGGATGGCGGAAAGAATTGCCAAACTGATTGGCTTAGATATCTGTGGCATCGATGTCGTCACCGAGGATATTTCCCAACCCCTCCGGGAAAATGATGGGGTCATCGTCGAAGTCAATGCTGCTCCCGGTTTCCGGATGCACGTCTGTCCCAGCCAGGGCCTGCCCCGCAACGTCGCAGCCCCTGTCATGGAAATGCTCTTTCCTTCAGGCACTCCGTCGCGGATTCCCATTCTCGCCGTCACCGGCACTAATGGTAAAACGACCACCACCCGCCTCTTAGCCCATATTTATAAACAAACTGGCAAAACCATCGGTTACACCACCACCGATGGGACTTATATCGGCGATTTTATCGTTGAAAAAGGGGATAATACCGGACCCCAAAGTGCCGAACTGATTTTAAAAGACCCCACCGTTGAGGTGGCAGTCTTAGAAACGGCCCGAGGTGGTATTTTGCGATCGGGTTTAGCCTTCGATCGCTGCGATGTCGGGGTAGTTTTAAACGTTTCTGCGGATCATCTCGGCATTGGCGATATTGATACCATCGAACAAATGGCGACCCTCAAAAGCGTCCTCGCCGAATCCGTGGATGCCAAAGGTTATGCCATCCTGAATGCCGAAGACCCCCTCGTAGTCAAGATGGCAAAACGGGTCAAATCTCAAATTGCCTATTTCTCGATGGACCCCGAGAACGAAATTTTGCAAAATCATGTCCGCAATGGGGGACTCGCCGCCGTCTATGAAAATGGCTATCTCTCCATTATTAAAGGAGATTGGACCCTCCGGATTGAGCAAGCGGTTAACGTCCCGCTAACAATGGCAGGATTGGCTCCCTTTATGATTGCCAATGCCCTCGCTGCTGCCTTAGCTGCCTATAGCAATGGGGTTCCCATTGAGCAAATTCGCAGTGGATTGGCGACTTTTGAGGCATCGGTTGCCCAAACTCCGGGACGGATGAATCTGTTCAATATGGGGACCTATCATGCCTTGGTGGATTATGCCCATAATGCCGCCAGTTATGAAGCCTTGGGCGGGTTCGTGCGAAATTGGCCCGGAGAAACCATTGGCGTTATCGGGGGTCCTGGCGATCGCCGGGATGAGGATTTGTTCAACCTCGGCAAACTCTCCGCAGACATCTTCAATCGGATTATTGTCAAAGAAGATAATGATACCCGAGGTCGTCCCCGGGGAAATGCCGCCCACTTCATCTGTGAAGGGATCGCCCAAGCCAATGGTCCGGCGGCGTATCAAACCATCCTGAATGAAACAGAGGCGATCGAAACCGCCCTAGACGAGGCCCCCTCGGGCAGCTTAGTCGTGATTTTGCCTGAAAGCGTCAGTCGGGCGATTAACCTGATCGAGAAGCGCAAACCCCTAGAAGAACCGCGCATTCCCCTCAACGGTTCTAAGCCCGTAGAATCCTCCTCGGTTGAATATAGCGAGTCTTCTACATAA